In one Nicotiana tomentosiformis chromosome 6, ASM39032v3, whole genome shotgun sequence genomic region, the following are encoded:
- the LOC104115901 gene encoding auxin-responsive protein IAA16-like produces the protein MSIPIENHVSSMESEKKSKDLNFKATELRLGLPGSESPKRDNSNGVKDLDFFPSGAKRGFCDTMNGNSETWSFGSEVNLGEDCGFINSPKGVKVGSKILGSNSNAVKEAAPKSPKPVQEKKAMSSSNNVHGVAPAAKAQVVGWPPIRSFRKNMVSNNPPETEEDANGKLLAGCHYVKVSMDGAPYLRKVDLTTYNSYNDLSSALEKMFSCFKDGKCETRDISSSDGLNESKLVDLLHGSEYVLTYEDKDGDWMLVGDVPWEMFTESCKKLRIMKSSNANGLAPRAIEKCKNR, from the exons ATGTCAATACCAATAGAGAACCATGTTTCTTCAATGGAAAGTGAAAAGAAAAGTAAAGACTTGAACTTTAAAGCCACTGAACTAAGGCTAGGCTTACCTGGTTCTGAGTCACCAAAGAGGGACAATAGCAATGGGGTTAAAGATTTGGATTTTTTTCCTTCTGGAGCTAAAAGGGGGTTTTGTGACACTATGAATGGGAATTCTGAGACATGGAGTTTTGGTTCTGAGGTTAATTTGGGTGAAGATTGTGGCTTTATTAACTCTCCTAAAGGTGTCAAAGTTGGAAGCAAGATTCTTGGTTCTAATTCTAATGCTGTGAAAGAGGCTGctccaaaatcaccaaaaccaGTTCAAGAGAAAAAGGCTATGAGTTCTAGTAATAATGTACATGGGGTTGCTCCAGCTGCaaa GGCACAAGTAGTAGGATGGCCGCCAATTCGATCTTTTAGGAAGAATATGGTTAGTAATAATCCTCCAGAGACCGAGGAAGATGCAAATGGTAAGCTATTAGCAGGTTGTCATTATGTCAAAGTTAGTATGGATGGTGCCCCTTACCTGAGGAAGGTTGATCTTACGACCTACAACAGCTATAATGATCTTTCTTCAGCATTGGAGAAAATGTTCAGTTGCTTCAAAGATG GTAAATGTGAAACTCGAGACATTTCTAGCAGTGATGGACTAAACGAAAGCAAATTGGTGGATCTTCTACACGGATCTGAATACGTTCTTACTTACGAAGACAAGGATGGTGATTGGATGCTTGTCGGTGATGTCCCATGGGA GATGTTCACAGAGTCTTGCAAGAAGCTGAGGATCATGAAGAGTTCAAATGCAAATGGTCTAG CTCCAAGAGCCATAGAGAAATGCAAAAATCGTTAG
- the LOC138893541 gene encoding uncharacterized protein: MVVRSEESAGEEESIRAKVGSGSGEAAEGLVRLGKNVQQLVPSVQEPFEDLLKRVSDSYNPKRKKSSGVKIPGTARENKKINVASSILVETPPTRGRATRSQKKQGKAELEKEAEKVEVVTPKAKKIKTSKKKSPSKTKLTEPSILAKRTRSALKSRKVKVVEEEKSEVEKEEEEEKEEEEEEESDAEKDKMGLKDMVLQMDGKLARTEIMEFMENYEIKNGRVTSVVKGMTESWAKDAEIERLKKRLVEVVTERDALRAELAKEKEKNDDILHDMLKLL, translated from the exons ATGGTAGTACGGAGTGAGGAATCTGCTGGAGAAGAAGAAAGTATAAGAGCAAAAGTGGGAAGTGGGTCTGGAGAAGCTGCTGAGGGGTTGGTTAGATTGGGGAAGAATGTACAACAACTTGTTCCATCAGTACAGGAACCCTTCGAAGATCTACTGAAACGTGTGTCTGACAGCTATAATCCAAAAAGGAAGAAGAGTTCAGGAGTTAAAATCCCTGGAACTGCTAGGGAAAACAAGAAGATAAATGTTGCCTCTTCTATCCTTGTAGAGACTCCTCCCacaagaggaagagctacaaggagtcagaagaagcaGGGTAAGGCTGAACTTGAGAAG GAGGCAGAAAAGGtggaggttgtgactccaaaAGCAAAGAAAATCAAGACTTCCAAAAAGAAGTCTCCTTCGAAAACAAAGTTAACAGAACCTTCTATCTTGGCAAAAAGAACCAGGTCTGCCTTGAAGTCTAGAAAAGTAAAAGTAGTGGAGGAAGAAAAGAGTGAagtagaaaaagaagaagaagaagaaaaagaagaagaagaagaagaagaatctgatGCGGAGAAGGACAAGATG GGTTtaaaggacatggtccttcagatggatggaaaGCTTGCCAGAACTGAGATTATGGAGTTCATGGAAAATTATGAGATAAAAAATGGCAGAGTCACCAGTGTGGTGAAGGGAATGACT GAGAGttgggctaaggatgctgagattgaaagGCTGAAGAAGAGGCTGGTTGAAGTAGTAACTGAGAGGGATGCTCTTAGGGCTGAGCTtgcaaaggagaaggagaagaatgatgacattcttCATGATATGCTGAAGCTACTTTAG